The segment GTGATACAAATGGTAATACAGACCATAGGCATGAGATGAGATGACATGAGATGCTGTCATACATCAATTTAATTCACAGCATGAAGTGAGATGACATGAGATGTTGTAATTATATATCAATTCAATTCACAGCTACAGTACGTTGCATGTACAATTTCCCTCTTCTTGGAAGACAGCATAGACTAGGACTGATGAGCATCCGGCACTAGCAGAGCTAACTGTAAGGTGTGCACGACAAAAATAGCATGACTTACTTGCCCTCGAACAGGAAAGAAATGTGTCGTAGGACGTAATTACAGGACTCTGATTTTGGGTGTCATCAATAACTGTGTCAGCTTAATATGTTGCCACAAAAGAAGCAAGTGCACGACAGAAATAGCATAAGACCTACTTGACCTCAAACTGGAAACAAATGTGCCATAAGTTGTTGTCACAGGCCTCTGAATTTTTCGTTTCCTTTTGTTCTACTTACCTACCTACATATATACATCCATACTGTGTTCGGTTCCAAATCATAAGGCAATGTTTCCAGTTAGTGTTTGAGTGCATAACTATATCCTATTGCTGACCTCTCAAGAATACAATGCAATCTGACCTACTGCAATATTTCAGGACGGCGGTATCACATCGGCAGCATTCGGGGAGTGAACGTTATATATGCATTGACAGGGCAACGCAGGGTAATCAAATTTGAAAGGGACTCGTTTGCGTTTACCTTCTGTGTAACTCACCTTCATGCTTACCTCTTACTACTTAGTGCCTGCCTGCCTTGGTTTTCCAGTTGAATGCTGCTGTCACTGTACAGACTCTCATCGATGTCTTCAGCGTCTCTGGTATTGTTCACTACGGCACGGCAGGGAGTTCTAATGACTCCATGTCTTTTGGTGATGTCAGTGTTCCCAAGCTTGTTGCTTACACGGGTGCCTGGACATGGAAGGTACCCCTCCAACTGGAATCCGCTTCTTTAACCCACCTCAAGATCCAATGCTGCAATTGCAAATATAGATGCAACAAATTCACAAATGCAACCTCCAAGTATCTGTGCATGATTCAGCAAACTCACCTCCCTTAACATGATCTCTGGTATTCTGATTATTGCAGAAGTTCAAATCACCGAAAGAATCATCAGCAGAACTAAGCTTTGGGGAATATAACATCCCAAATGGAGGAGGGAATTTGCTAGGATCCCTGAAATACAGAAACGAGGAGCTATACTCAGTTGGCAAGCCTATGGAAGAAGTTTTCTGGCTACCTGTAGATTCAGCATGGTTCAGAATTGCAGAACAACTTAAGGTGAGTGCTACACAATGTATCAGTAACATAATTGCATAACAAGTACTGTACATGTTTGTGCACAACTAATCACAGACTACTATTTGTGAAATTTCTGCTCTGCAGGTCAAACTTGAAAGGTGCAATGACACTTTCTGCTTACCGACAACTCCACAAGTTGTCTATGGGCTAAAAGGATCATCAGCAGACATGTTTCTTGACAACGCAGAATACAGAAAGTTCCTTTTCAGAGAATTTGGGGTGTCAACAGTAGATGAGGAGAGCGCAGCAGTGGTGATGGTGAGTTTTAACAGATGATGTCTCTTACTTTTCATTTATATGCTAACTAATATTTGCAGTACATCCTGATCATGTAACTTAAGATAGCGCTAAAATTAAGCGAACTCTCATACTGATTCAACAGACAACAACATCACCTGGCATACCTGTGATTGTATTCCGAGGAGTATCTGATTTGGCTGGAGGGGAACCAACATGGTCATCAACAAGCTTGATGAATCTGGCATCTATTAATGCATTAAAAGTGGCAGTTGAGTTCATCGCTACAGTTGGCAAGCAGAAGTCAAGCGTATCAGTACAAAGGAGCAATAACTAAACAAAAGATGACAGCCATGTTCGTTCATTACTGCTCCAAAATAGGTTTGCAGCAATAACTGGAAGTTATGTTCAGAATGATATGAAATCTTGTGGCTTCAAGTCATACACCCTCTCCAATAAACGGATAAAACGTTTGAGATACATAGACACATTGTAACCACACCTCTAGTTATGATTTGTTTTTCCAGTATATATTTTGGGGTAATGCTATAACAAAATGGTGGTTAAGATATTTCATTTTTTAGAAGAATATCATTTGATGTAGTATCATTTGATCCTTATAAAGAACTATTCACTAGAAACACAAGCCACAATTCTTATGCAATAATTAGAGAAAAAACATTTTTCTTCAGTTACCAGTACGATTTCATCATGTACCTTTAGTTCCAAACAACACATGAAGATTAAGAACCATGTCA is part of the Sorghum bicolor cultivar BTx623 chromosome 10, Sorghum_bicolor_NCBIv3, whole genome shotgun sequence genome and harbors:
- the LOC110430859 gene encoding bark storage protein A-like, whose product is MAMALSGYPATTPLQLVLFSLLLLASSAAALPVPERPAMDRVRWQVDRVNRRGSSLGLVMSYVDEATALQASGYFTPWHVLPFVDLYGRRYHIGSIRGVNVIYALTGQRRLNAAVTVQTLIDVFSVSGIVHYGTAGSSNDSMSFGDVSVPKLVAYTGAWTWKKFKSPKESSAELSFGEYNIPNGGGNLLGSLKYRNEELYSVGKPMEEVFWLPVDSAWFRIAEQLKVKLERCNDTFCLPTTPQVVYGLKGSSADMFLDNAEYRKFLFREFGVSTVDEESAAVVMTTTSPGIPVIVFRGVSDLAGGEPTWSSTSLMNLASINALKVAVEFIATVGKQKSSVSVQRSNN